Proteins co-encoded in one Anopheles moucheti chromosome X, idAnoMoucSN_F20_07, whole genome shotgun sequence genomic window:
- the LOC128307323 gene encoding uncharacterized protein LOC128307323, with translation MLRHLVNVLRYMLQAVRKNIKPLILIASFFTFIWLIADTVHRPEFVRHASKHTFRFGNNSNNQHERWDQRSVGQFLELLEIDINTTGGYEIEQVTEPCPSENTLLFTAFAGSSLSENLWHYFSLIAIQNSLLSAMSTQRIQILLTGSARTELSQLFASLPFEIVDLETIRCYYIPSACILNSSTDIEIAEGKKQLYILNNQAKRFDEILNVSWQQQKQYFNIRTETQISVHDILKEIHQRAKLYGDEDDVTNLQLVCVHIREEDALPFEYYYRAITFQRKMHDTGLLLFLVICENPKGEICNTLNSQSERIEVIAEHNEPDVDFALMTVCNHTIVSNERDIFPALLRGVGNTVVFGQSNERSQYMDGLANYLENWYSIV, from the exons ATGCTACGCCATCTGGTTAATGTGCTGCGCTATATGTTGCAAGCGGTTCGGAAAAACATCAAACCACTCATCTTGATAGCATCGTTTTTCACGTTTATATGGCTCATAGCGGATACAGTGCATCGGCCAGAATTTGTGCGACATGCATCGAAACATACATTCCGATTTGGAAACAATTCAAATAACCAACATGAACGGTGGGATCAACGGTCAGTTGGGCAGTTTCTAGAACTGCTAGAAATTGATATCAACACTACCGGTGGCTACGAGATAGAGCAAGTAACAGAACCATGCCCTTCGGAAAACACATTGCTGTTTACAGCTTTTGCCGGAAGCTCGCTGTCGGAAAACTTATGGCACTACTTCTCTCTGATAGCCATCCAAAATAGCTTACTTTCAGCAATGAGCACACAACGAATACAAATTTTATTGACCGGTTCGGCGCGGACAGAGCTAAGCCAGCTCTTTGCGAG TTTACCATTTGAAATAGTTGATCTGGAAACAATTCGATGTTATTACATTCCGTCAGCGTGCATTTTAAATAGTAGCACAGACATCGAAATAGCTGAAGGCAAAAAGCAGCTTTATATACTGAACAACCAAGCCAAACGCTTTGATGAGATTTTAAATGTCTCATGGCAGCAACAGAAACAGTATTTCAA CATTCGCACGGAAACGCAAATTTCTGTCCATGATATACTAAAGGAAATACACCAGCGCGCAAAACTATACGGTGATGAGGATGATGTGACCAATCTTCAGCTGGTTTGTGTACATATTCGCGAGGAAGATGCGTTACCTTTCGAATATTACTATCGTGCCATTACTTTTCAACGAAAAATGCATGATACTGgcttgttgctgtttttagtCATTTGTGAAAATCCCAAAGGTGAGATTTGTAATACGTTGAACTCACAAAGCGAACGAATTGAAGTTATAGCAGAACACAATGAACCTGATGTTGATTTTGCCTTAATGACGGTGTGTAATCACACGATTGTATCAAATGAACGTGACATTTTCCCGGCGCTGCTCCGTGGGGTAGGAAATACTGTTGTCTTTGGTCAATCGAATGAACGTAGTCAATACATGGACGGATTAGCCAACTATTTGGAGAATTGGTACAGTATTGTTTAG
- the LOC128307110 gene encoding lysoplasmalogenase-like protein TMEM86A — MAQSPIDKKDNSTISKLIPFITTVVLYFSLIQHTERGSTPSTVLKCMPIFSLLFFLMLTTSKSATMLQYRKRIMYGLLFSSLGDFLLNYDLFEAGMGAFGVAQVFYITAFGMKPPRLWIGGTLYLLGFLATAVFFGNLKPLIKVCLPFYAVLLLTMCWRSLARIDGSPNYSRLVCGISSILFVLSDGIIAFDKFFTPIQAAQTYIMVTYYLAQVGITLSVNDVRLNEPTFIKPTERRNKNTASKSY, encoded by the exons ATGGCGCAAAGTCCTATCGACAAAAAA gATAATTCAACGATCTCAAAATTGATACCGTTCATAACAACGGTAGTACTATATTTTTCGCTCATTCAACACACTGAACGAGGCAGTACCCCATCTACTGTGCTAAAATGCATGCCAATATTCAGTTTATTGTTCTTCCTTATGCTTACAACTTCAAAAAGTGCCACAAT GCTACAATATCGGAAACGCATCATGTATGGGCTTTTATTTTCGTCACTCGGAGACTTTTTGCTGAACTATGATTTATTTGAAGCTGGAATGGGTGCTTTTGGAGTTGCTCAAGTATTTTATATAACAGCATTCGGAATGAAACCACCGAGGCTATGGattggtggaactttatatttATTAGGATTTTTGG caaCTGCTGTGTTCTTTGGTAATTTGAAACCATTGATAAAAGTATGTCTTCCATTTTatgctgttttattgttgACCATGTGTTGGAGATCTTTGGCTCGAATTGATGGATCACCT aaTTATTCAAGACTTGTATGTGGGATTTCCAGCATATTATTCGTCTTATCTGATGGAATAATAGCATTTGACAAGTTTTTCACACCTATTCAAGCAGCACAA aCGTATATCATGGTTACATATTACCTCGCACAAGTAGGAATAACACTCAGCGTTAATGATGTTCGACTAAATGAGCCAACCTTTATTAAGCCTACAGaacgacgaaacaaaaacactgcaTCAAAATCATATTGA